In the Campylobacter sp. RM6914 genome, one interval contains:
- a CDS encoding FeoB-associated Cys-rich membrane protein, with protein sequence MAWYESVILITIAVAAGYYLYIKEFKKRDCGCGNGKNCQTKTKKYD encoded by the coding sequence ATGGCATGGTATGAATCAGTTATCTTAATAACAATCGCCGTAGCCGCAGGGTATTATCTTTACATAAAAGAATTTAAAAAAAGAGACTGTGGATGCGGAAATGGTAAAAACTGCCAAACTAAAACTAAAAAATACGACTAA
- the fdh3B gene encoding formate dehydrogenase FDH3 subunit beta yields the protein MARMKFYVDNNRCISCFGCQVACSSAHEVPVGIFRRKVITLFDGVHGKEISTSIACQHCTDAPCEQVCPVDCFYIREDGIVLHDKNKCIGCGYCLYACPFGAPQFPRDGAFGIKGEMDKCTMCAGGPEETFSHEELELYGQNRIAEGKVPMCAAICATNALLVGDATEVSNVYRKRVLTRNTGFGL from the coding sequence ATGGCAAGAATGAAATTTTACGTAGATAATAACAGATGTATAAGCTGTTTTGGTTGTCAAGTCGCTTGTTCTTCGGCTCACGAAGTTCCGGTAGGGATTTTCCGCCGTAAGGTTATTACACTCTTTGACGGAGTGCATGGCAAAGAGATCTCTACTTCCATAGCCTGTCAGCACTGCACGGACGCACCTTGTGAGCAAGTTTGTCCGGTGGACTGCTTTTATATCCGCGAAGACGGTATCGTGCTTCATGATAAAAACAAGTGTATAGGTTGTGGTTACTGTCTTTATGCTTGTCCTTTTGGAGCGCCACAGTTTCCAAGAGACGGCGCTTTTGGCATCAAGGGCGAGATGGATAAATGCACAATGTGTGCTGGTGGTCCTGAGGAGACTTTCTCTCATGAAGAGCTTGAACTATACGGACAAAACCGCATAGCAGAGGGTAAAGTGCCTATGTGCGCTGCCATATGTGCGACAAATGCACTTTTGGTAGGTGACGCAACCGAAGTTTCAAACGTTTATCGTAAACGTGTTCTAACAAGAAACACAGGTTTTGGTCTGTAA